The following proteins are encoded in a genomic region of Coffea eugenioides isolate CCC68of chromosome 6, Ceug_1.0, whole genome shotgun sequence:
- the LOC113775715 gene encoding nuclear intron maturase 4, mitochondrial — protein MWLRLSHFYRKICFTKRTIVLQRLQHFVSENKFSGAARPSRMRFVEISFYSTAQRVVTDGDDKRGRGKGTLAMDLASLVEESSIIEERKPRTRMGLMRILELRIKKRVKEQYINGKFRDLMRKVIANPKTLRDAYDCIRVNSNVDLTTDGDNLPFESMADELFSGNFDVNANTHSISTRGPDKEVLVFPNVKLKVVQEAIRIVLEVVYKPHFSKISHSGRSGRDHKSALRYIKKEMKDTNWWFTLLLHQKLNGRILNRLISDMQNKIEDPGLYAVIQDMFDVQVLNLEFGGFPKGHGLPQEGVLSPILMNIYLDIFDREIYRMSMNYEALDPKLATEDDGTHSNLRNWIRRQMNGSIAKECTTVKSPIIRIHCCRFLDEIFVAISGSKDIALSCKSDIENYLKNSLHIELDHTNVMPCDGPHSVRFLGTLIKRSLKENPTVRAVHKLKEKVKLFASQKQEAWDAGTVRIGKKCLAHGLKKVKESEIKHLADKTSILSQISCFRKAGMETDHWYKLLLKVWMQNINAKCEPSEELILSKHVVEPSVPQELRDSYYDFQKHAKEYVSSETTATLALLPSPNPPVSPFITEIKAPVEAIKKRLIRYGLTNADGFPQMCHILILQDDDHIIHWFSGIVGRWLRWYNECDNFNEVKLIISGQVRMSCIRTLAAKYRIHEIEIEKRFDSLLSRIPSTQEVEQEITDEALSNDDTLFNGMSNNSLCLLSLARMVSQSRPCNCFVMGCTVAAPCVYTLHVMERQKFPGWKTGFSSSIHPCLNRRRIGLCRQHLKDLFLGNTSLQSINFGAWR, from the coding sequence ATGTGGCTTAGGTTGTCtcatttttatagaaaaatctGCTTTACAAAACGCACTATTGTCCTGCAAAGATTGCAACATTTTGTTTCAGAGAACAAATTCTCCGGGGCAGCGAGGCCAAGTAGAATGAGGTTCGTGGAGATTTCATTTTATTCAACAGCGCAAAGGGTAGTAACTGATGGCGATGATAAGAGGGGGAGAGGAAAGGGGACACTAGCTATGGACTTAGCTTCTTTGGTTGAAGAATCTTCCATCATTGAGGAGAGAAAGCCCAGAACTCGCATGGGGCTCATGAGGATTCTTGAGCTTCGTATTAAAAAGAGGGTCAAGGAACAGTATATAAACGGCAAGTTCCGAGACCTTATGAGGAAAGTCATTGCTAATCCAAAAACTCTCCGGGACGCTTATGATTGTATCAGGGTGAACTCTAACGTTGACTTGACAACGGATGGGGACAATTTGCCTTTCGAATCCATGGCAGATGAGCTGTTTAGTGGGAATTTTGATGTGAACGCCAATACGCATTCCATATCAACGAGGGGGCCAGATAAGGAAGTTCTTGTTTTCCCAAATGTTAAACTGAAAGTGGTACAAGAGGCCATTAGGATAGTATTGGAAGTTGTCTATAAACCTCACTTTTCTAAGATTTCACACAGTGGTCGAAGCGGGAGGGATCATAAATCTGCTTTAAGATATATTAAGAAAGAGATGAAAGATACTAACTGGTGGTTCACCTTGCTTCTTCACCAGAAACTGAATGGCCGGATCCTTAATAGGCTTATCTCTGATATGCAGAATAAGATAGAAGATCCAGGCCTTTATGCAGTAATCCAAGACATGTTCGATGTGCAGGTTCTGAATTTGGAGTTTGGGGGGTTCCCTAAAGGCCATGGTCTTCCGCAAGAAGGAGTGTTGTCTCCAATCTTGATGAATATTTATCTTGATATATTTGATCGTGAAATTTACAGGATGTCGATGAATTATGAAGCTCTTGATCCAAAATTGGCTACCGAGGATGATGGAACACACTCAAACCTGCGTAACTGGATTAGGAGACAGATGAATGGCAGTATTGCAAAAGAATGCACTACTGTGAAGAGCCCTATCATCAGAATACATTGTTGCCGCTTcttggatgaaatttttgttgCCATTTCAGGCTCCAAGGACATTGCTCTTTCATGCAAGTCTGACATCGAGAATTACTTGAAGAATTCTCTACACATAGAGCTTGATCACACAAATGTTATGCCATGTGATGGTCCCCATAGTGTCCGATTTCTTGGAACTTTGATTAAAAGAAGTCTGAAAGAGAACCCAACAGTAAGAGCTGTCCACAAGTTGAAGGAAAAAGTAAAGCTGTTTGCTTCACAGAAACAAGAGGCTTGGGATGCTGGGACTGTTAGAATAGGAAAGAAATGTCTAGCTCATGGGCTGAAGAAGGTAAAAGAATCTGAGATAAAGCATCTAGCTGACAAGACCTCGATTTTAAGCCAAATTTCCTGTTTCCGTAAAGCTGGTATGGAAACTGATCACTGGTACAAACTCCTGCTGAAGGTATGGATGCAGAATATTAATGCTAAGTGTGAGCCCAGTGAGGAGTTGATCTTGTCTAAGCACGTTGTGGAACCATCCGTTCCACAAGAACTAAGAGACTCCTATTATGATTTCCAGAAGCATGCCAAAGAATATGTTTCATCAGAGACAACTGCTACTCTTGCTCTTCTGCCTAGTCCTAATCCACCAGTATCTCCTTTTATCACAGAAATTAAAGCCCCTGTTGAAGCCATAAAGAAGCGTCTCATAAGATATGGATTAACAAATGCTGATGGATTCCCTCAAATGTGTCATATTCTAATTTTACAGGATGATGATCATATCATTCATTGGTTTTCAGGAATTGTTGGCCGGTGGCTTAGATGGTATAATGAGTGTGACAACTTTAATGAGGTTAAGCTTATTATATCTGGTCAAGTAAGGATGTCCTGCATCCGAACACTGGCTGCAAAATATAGAATACATGAGATTGAAATAGAGAAAAGGTTTGATTCCCTACTCAGCAGAATTCCTTCCACCCAAGAGGTAGAACAGGAGATAACTGATGAAGCTCTTAGTAATGACGACACCTTGTTCAACGGAATGTCTAATAACAGTCTATGTTTGTTATCTTTGGCAAGAATGGTAAGCCAGTCGCGACCTTGCAACTGCTTTGTCATGGGATGCACGGTTGCTGCTCCTTGTGTTTATACTCTTCATGTGATGGAAAGACAGAAATTCCCAGGCTGGAAGACTGGATTTTCAAGCTCCATCCATCCTTGCCTAAATAGGAGGCGAATTGGGCTGTGCAGGCAGCATTTAAAAGATTTGTTTCTTGGTAATACATCACTTCAATCTATTAATTTTGGTGCTTGGAGGTGA
- the LOC113775277 gene encoding probable F-box protein At2g36090 — translation MNPTSKPLLPSSDSSTAKTDDQGGATPNFSMLHPDIIESHILTRLDGPSLATTSCSSATLHRLSAQEHLWSQICRSTWPSTALPRVSRLISAFPDGGPRAFFANSFPLPLPDPTSAASRSPQPSELISAVDIYYRSELILAKVEETETVTGWFRCSPFRIDLLEPKDVVPTPIKHPEGDNDSGTSLMEDMTLSWILIDPAGRRAVNLSSHKPVAVQRHWLSGEVQVRFASILVGDHKGPARGHVQCEVVVTCGKSEGGEMRVRDVSMEMEDMDGMHLNGKDSLVILHRALEGKRGKARNRGEEGRRRYEEYVGMKSERKERQMRTEGALDVMCVASGVITFVAFWCFVWWR, via the coding sequence ATGAACCCCACCTCAAAACCCCTACTGCCATCCTCCGACTCCTCCACCGCCAAGACTGATGATCAAGGCGGTGCTACCCCCAACTTTTCCATGTTGCACCCCGACATCATTGAATCTCACATCCTCACCCGCCTTGACGGGCCCAGTCTCGCCACAACCAGCTGTTCCTCCGCAACTCTCCACCGCCTCTCCGCCCAAGAACACCTGTGGTCTCAAATATGCCGCTCGACGTGGCCCTCAACCGCCTTGCCACGTGTCTCCCGACTCATTTCTGCATTCCCCGACGGCGGCCCTCGCGCCTTCTTCGCAAACTCCTTCCCTCTCCCTCTACCGGACCCCACTTCCGCCGCTTCACGCTCACCGCAGCCGTCGGAATTGATCTCGGCCGTCGATATATACTACAGGAGCGAGTTAATCCTCGCAAAGGTTGAGGAGACGGAGACCGTGACCGGGTGGTTCCGGTGCTCTCCTTTTAGAATTGACCTGCTGGAACCCAAGGACGTGGTCCCCACACCAATAAAACACCCGGAGGGAGACAACGACAGTGGGACGTCCCTGATGGAAGACATGACGCTGAGCTGGATTTTGATAGACCCAGCCGGGAGGCGAGCGGTGAACTTGTCATCCCACAAGCCCGTTGCGGTGCAGCGGCACTGGTTGAGCGGGGAGGTGCAGGTGCGGTTTGCGTCAATCCTGGTGGGTGATCATAAGGGGCCGGCGAGGGGTCACGTGCAGTGCGAGGTGGTGGTCACGTGCGGGAAGTCGGAGGGAGGGGAGATGCGGGTGAGGGACGTGAGCATGGAGATGGAGGACATGGACGGGATGCACTTGAATGGGAAGGACAGCCTGGTCATTTTGCACAGGGCTCTGGAGGGCAAAAGGGGAAAAGCGAGAAATAGAGGAGAGGAAGGGAGGAGGAGGTACGAGGAGTACGTGGGAATGAAGAGTGAAAGGAAAGAGCGACAGATGAGGACAGAAGGGGCATTGGATGTAATGTGCGTGGCTTCTGGGGTAATTACATTCGTGGCCTTTTGGTGCTTCGTTTGGTGGAGATGA